The sequence GGGACATCGTCTCCTACGATTCGGTCACGCTCTTGAGATAACGGACGCTCCGCTCGAACTGGTCGCGTTCGTACGCCTCTTGGACGGCGAGCGACTCCCCACGGTCGTAGGGAACGCGGTACTCGGCATCGGCGGGCTGCCCTTGGGTCATCAGGAGCCGCATGGGACCCAGCAGCGTCCGCGCGTCCCGCGGTGGGAAGTGCTCCCACCACGAGGGTTCCAGGAGCCGGATATGCCGATCCTTCATCGCGCCCAGCTCGATGTTGCGCGTCGCTTCGGGCGCCTCCCGGTCGAAGAGCGCGAACAGCGCGCGCCAGTCGAGGACCCCGTCGCCGACCGCGCACCGCACGAGCCGGTATCCCGATTCCGTCGGGAACATCAGGTAGTCTTTGAGATGGACGTTCTTCAGGTAGGGGGCGATCCGCTGGGCGAACTCGATGGGGTCCTCGCCGACGGAGAGGGCGTTTCCGGCGTCGAGGTTGACGCCCACGTGCGGACTCCCCACCTGCTCGCAGATCCAGACGAGGTCTCTGCTGTCGGCGTCCTGGTGGTTCTCGACGGCGATGGAGATGCCCAACTTCCGCGCGGTCGGTTCCGCCGCTCGTAGCGCCCAGACGGCGTTCTCGAGGTGTTCCTGCCACTTACCCGCCATCGGCGAGCGATCGCCGCAGAGAATGCCGCTCAGCACGACGCGGACGGTGGGGGAACCGACCCGATGCGCGGCTTCGACCCACTCCGGAAGGGCGGGATCGAGGACGTTCGAGCCGTCGAACACCGGCGTCAAGCCACGCGAGCGGAGCTCAGCGCCCAGGGCATCGAAGCCGGCGTCGGACTTATCGGGAACCATATGAGGAGGGAACTCGACGCCGCCGAGACCGGACCCCTCCGCCAAGTCCATCAAGCCGTGGACGTCGAGTGGACGAGGGTTCTCGTGGGGGGTTCCCTTGCCCATCCAGCCGGTCAGATATCCGAAGCTATACGCCGCGATTCCGTACGGGATCGGCACGGCGACTGCCTCCGGGCTAGCGGAGGATGGCGATCTTGCCGTAGGCGTTCTGGAGCTCTGTCCGCGACGGTCCGACGTTGAATGGATCGTCCGCGTCGGGGATAGCCTCGGCTGCCCATTGCACCTGGTAGACGTAGACTCCGCTGGCGATGCTCGCGTCCGGCGTCCAGGCAATCTCCGCCGCTCCGAGGCTGTCCAATCGCGCGATCCTCTCGCCGGACGGCGTATAGATGGACACGGTGGCGCGCGTCGGCAGGTTCATGAACCGCACGGCCTGTCCCGCGCGGACCGGATTGGGAGCTGCGACGACGCGGGAGAGGTCGGATGCCACGGACGCCGCCGACGCGGGGATCGTGACGTCGGCGACGGGCGACAGGTCTCCGAGCCGTCCCACGTCGCTGCCGATTCGCACCGCGTAGAAGTAGCGCTTCCCGGGACTGACTTCGGCGTCGGTCAGTTCCATTCCCATGTCTGCCGTCTGGATGAGCGTCCAGGGATCACTGCCTG comes from Candidatus Poribacteria bacterium and encodes:
- a CDS encoding sugar phosphate isomerase/epimerase, whose translation is MPIPYGIAAYSFGYLTGWMGKGTPHENPRPLDVHGLMDLAEGSGLGGVEFPPHMVPDKSDAGFDALGAELRSRGLTPVFDGSNVLDPALPEWVEAAHRVGSPTVRVVLSGILCGDRSPMAGKWQEHLENAVWALRAAEPTARKLGISIAVENHQDADSRDLVWICEQVGSPHVGVNLDAGNALSVGEDPIEFAQRIAPYLKNVHLKDYLMFPTESGYRLVRCAVGDGVLDWRALFALFDREAPEATRNIELGAMKDRHIRLLEPSWWEHFPPRDARTLLGPMRLLMTQGQPADAEYRVPYDRGESLAVQEAYERDQFERSVRYLKSVTES